In one window of Henckelia pumila isolate YLH828 chromosome 1, ASM3356847v2, whole genome shotgun sequence DNA:
- the LOC140878523 gene encoding pentatricopeptide repeat-containing protein At1g76280 isoform X1, with protein sequence MQRFPLRVPWKSIANYGLRVPEIGRKNGVGFMETSRFYGTAEGYRSAESVPRPVQGEIVNALYSGDRNRASYLLSELGGGSRALQAEDFILILQYCAKTPDPLFVMETWKLMKEKDVEFSGRCYFLTIRALCKGGYLEEALNVVSFLEENSDENATLPMYNNLLNACVQTHSLKYANECLHLMERQGLGKNEITYALLLKLAVLQEDFSTVKKILKECVNFYSLSILTLRRFIWTFTRLRDLESACAALQQMVAIAFQDYPSVTKTAEGKLYNSRLDIPMPCCDKLILSRHSHSNNIVSPSDAEYCKEEEDSGKTERWAKTGVDAEEVRDGGPSVLQKPISRQLMKLLRWSFNDIIATCASMQNLVLAEKLMSQMQSLGLELSCNTYDGFIRALVSVKGFRDGMEVLKVMQLKNMKPYDSTLAAMSTSCSRGLELDLAEMFLDQTLQCPTYPYNAFLEACDTLDQPERALQVVAKMKRLNILPDIRTYELLFSLFGNVNAPYEDGNMWSQVDAAKRIYAIEMDMIRHGIPHNHLSMQNLLKALGTEGMTKELIQHLRVAENQFSHESTYIGIPIYNTVLHGLVEAKESGVAIEIFRNMISCGYSVDAATYEIMIDCCSILRCYKSACALVSMMIRDGFCPNAVTYTALMKNLLIFDRFDEVIKLLEKCSSDGIPADIVLYNTILNGASDKGRLDIIEFIIERMHREKIQPDPATCSHVFSAYVDKGFCITAMEALQVLSLRMISLEDDILEESRLEYENLIFSEDLEAESHIIEIFKDSTNLAVALLYLRWCAISSFPISWLPSQSPWAIRLSTDYAFGLSG encoded by the exons ATGCAGAGATTTCC GTTGAGGGTCCCTTGGAAGTCAATAGCAAATTACGGATTGAGAGTACCAGAAATT GGTCGTAAAAATGGTGTTGGCTTTATGGAGACATCGAGATTTTATGGAACTGCTGAAG GATATCGGAGTGCCGAATCAGTTCCGCGACCAGTACAGGGGGAAATTGTTAATGCGCTATACTCGGGAGATAGAAATAGGGCTTCCTATCTCTTGTCAGAGCTTGGGGGTGGAAGCCGTGCATTGCAAGCAGAGGATTTTATTCTGATACTTCAGTACTGTGCAAAAACTCCTGACCCATTG TTTGTGATGGAAACTTGGAAACTTATGAAGGAAAAGGATGTTGAATTTAGTGGTAGATGTTATTTTCTCACCATTCGAGCTCTCTGTAAAGGTGGTTATTTAGAAGAG GCATTAAACGTTGTAAGCTTTCTAGAAGAGAATTCAGACGAAAATGCAACATTACCCATGTACAACAATTTGCTGAATGCCTGTGTTCAAACACACAGCTTAAAATATGCTAATGAATGCTTGCATTTGATGGAGCGCCAAGGGTTGGGTAAAAATGAGATAACTTATGCTCTTCTTCTCAAG CTTGCAGTCTTGCAGGAGGACTTCTCCACAGTTAAGAAAATTTTGAAGGAATGTGTCAACTTCTATTCTCTGAGCATTTTAACTCTTcgaaggtttatatggaccttCACGAGGTTGAGAGATTTGGAATCTGCTTGTGCAGCCTTGCAGCAAATGGTTGCCATTGCTTTTCAGGATTATCCCAGCGTCACTAAAACTGCTGAAGGAAAGTTGTATAATTCAAGATTGGATATTCCTATGCCTTGCTGTGACAAGCTGATTTTGAGTAGACATAGCCATAGTAATAATATTGTTTCACCTTCTGATGCTGAATATTGCAAGGAAGAGGAGGACTCAGGCAAGACTGAACGGTGGGCTAAAACTGGCGTGGATGCTGAAGAAGTCAGAGATGGTGGACCAAGTGTCTTGCAGAAGCCTATTTCTAGACAACTTATGAAGTTGTTGAGGTGGTCCTTCAATGACATTATTGCAACTTGTGCTAGCATGCAAAATCTCGTGTTGGCTGAGAAATTAATGTCACAG ATGCAAAGTCTTGGCTTGGAACTGTCATGCAATACCTATGATGGCTTCATAAGAGCTCTAGTTTCTGTGAAAGGCTTTCGTGATGGCATGGAAGTG CTAAAAGTCATGCAACTGAAAAATATGAAGCCTTATGATTCAACTCTTGCAGCCATGTCAACGAGCTGTAGTAGGGGTTTAGAACTGGATTTAGCTGAGATGTTTTTGGATCAAACGTTACAATGTCCTACTTATCCTTATAATGCTTTCCTTGAAGCATGTGATACTCTA GACCAACCGGAACGTGCTCTTCAAGTAGTTGCTAAAATGAAAAGGTTGAATATTCTGCCTGATATCAGGACATATGAATTGCTGTTTTCATTATTTGGCAACGTCAATGCACCTTACGAAGACGGAAATATGTGGTCACAAGTTGATGCTGCTAAAAGGATATATGCCATTGAAATGGATATGATAAGGCATGGTATCCCGCACAATCATCTATCAATGCAAAACCTT CTGAAAGCACTTGGAACCGAGGGAATGACGAAGGAGCTGATTCAGCACTTACGTGTTGCTGAAAACCAATTTTCTCATGAAAGCACTTACATAGGGATACCCATTTATAACACCGTTTTGCATGGACTTGTTGAGGCTAAAGAA AGTGGTGTTGCAATTGAGATATTCAGGAATATGATTTCATGTGGATACTCAGTGGATGCAGCCACTTACGAAATCATGATTGACTGCTGTAGTATTTTAAGATGTTACAAATCGGCTTGTGCCCTGGTTTCTATGATGATCCGTGATGGGTTCTGTCCAAATGCAGTTACTTATACTGCTCTCATGAAG aacTTGTTGATATTTGATCGCTTCGATGAGGTAATTAAATTACTAGAAAAGTGCAGCTCAGACGGGATTCCAGCtgatatagtgttgtataacaCCATTCTTAATGGAGCAAGTGATAAG GGACGACTTGATATCATTGAGTTCATCATCGAGAGAATGCATCGAGAGAAGATCCAACCCGATCCAGCGACCTGTAGTCATGTTTTCTCTGCATATGTAGACAAAGGCTTCTGTATCACTGCCATGGAAGCATTACAAGTTTTAAGTTTGAGAATGATATCTTTAGAGGATGATATTCTTGAAGAGAGCAGGTTAGAGTATGAGAATCTAATTTTTAGTGAGGATTTGGAGGCCGAGTCACATATTATCGAGATTTTCAAAGATTCTACAAATCTTGCTGTTGCCTTACTGTACTTGAGATGGTGTGCCATTTCTTCATTTCCAATATCTTGGCTACCGAGTCAAAGTCCCTGGGCAATTAGGCTTTCGACTGATTATGCTTTTGGATTGAGTGGCTAA
- the LOC140875231 gene encoding O-fucosyltransferase 16-like, producing the protein MAIPRRRHQFRRRMIPAISAISAALLLLFGFLSFLTPSPTGNDHLRRRNMMDDEIGDGNGTVPEFRVPNSGGVHDRDLWNSKNARFYHGCSTASKKFAKAAAVTKPNRYLAIATSGGLNQQRTGITDAVVAARILNATLVVPKLDKKSFWKDDSNFSDIFNIDWFISYLAKDVKIIKELPRRRRVQNPYTMRVPRKCNERCYVNRLLPVLVKKHAVQLTKFDYRLSNRLDVDLQKLRCRVNYHALKFTDPILEMGAKLVQRMRMRSKHYVALHLRFEPDMLAFSGCYYGGGDKERKELGKIRRRWKTLHIGDPERGRRQGKCPLTPEEVGLVLRALGYDRDTHIYVASGEVYGGEETLAPLKALFPNFYSKDTIARKEELQPFSQYSSRMAALDFIVCDESDVFVTNNNGNMAKILAGRRRYFGHKPTIRPNAKKLYRLFLNRNNMTWDEFASKVSVFQRGFMGEPKVRPGRGVFHENPSSCICEDSEAKKIMDPIPKHKKDTDIAVEDQNPNDEPEWSDPEDEDDQMSLLDKFSRNGTSSDYGAAPEEPELEELLSD; encoded by the exons ATGGCTATTCCAAGGCGGCGCCACCAGTTCCGCCGCCGCATGATCCCGGCCATCTCAGCCATTTCCGCTGCCCTGCTTCTCCTATTTGGTTTCCTCTCTTTCCTCACTCCCTCTCCCACCGGAAATGATCATCTCCGCCGCCGCAATATG ATGGATGATGAGATTGGTGATGGAAATGGAACCGTTCCGGAGTTTCGTGTCCCG AACAGCGGGGGAGTGCATGATCGTGATCTCTGGAACTCTAAAAATGCGAGGTTTTACCATGGGTGCAGCACTGCCAGCAAGAAATTTGCGA AAGCTGCTGCTGTTACGAAACCCAATCGTTACTTGGCAATTGCAACCAGTGGTGGTCTAAACCAGCAAAGAACTGGG ATAACTGATGCTGTTGTTGCTGCTCGCATCTTAAACGCGACCCTCGTCGTTCCAAAATTGGACAAAAAGTCTTTCTGGAAGGACGATAG CAACTTTTCAGATATCTTCAACATTGATTGGTTTATATCATATCTAGCAAAAGATGTTAAAATCATAAAAGAGCTCCCAAGAAGAAGGCGTGTGCAGAATCCATATACAATGCGTGTTCCAAGAAAATGCAATGAACGTTGCTATGTTAATCGTTTATTACCAGTACTTGTGAAGAAACAT GCTGTCCAGCTGACCAAATTCGACTATAGACTTTCAAATAGGTTGGATGTGGACTTACAAAAGCTTAGGTGCAGAGTCAACTATCATGCTCTGAAGTTCACAGACCCCATTCTTGAAATGGGTGCTAAATTGGTGCAGAGAATGAGAATGAGGAGCAAGCACTACGTAGCTCTTCATCTAAG GTTTGAACCTGATATGCTTGCATTCTCGGGATGTTATTATGGTGGAGGAGACAAAGAAAGAAAGGAATTGGGTAAAATACGACGGAGGTGGAAAACTTTACAT ATTGGTGATCCAGAGAGGGGGAGACGGCAAGGGAAATGCCCCCTTACTCCTGAGGAAGTTGGTCTTGTGCTACGAGCCCTTGGGTATGACAGAGATACTCATATTTATGTAGCGTCTGGAGAAGTGTATGGCGGGGAAGAGACATTGGCCCCCTTAAAGGCTCTTTTCCCCAATTTCTATTCAAAAGATACCATAGCAAGGAAGGAAGAGTTGCAACCTTTTTCTCAATATTCCTCTCGAATGGCTGCACTTGATTTTATAGTTTGCGATGAAAGCGATGTATTTGTCACAAATAACAATGGAAACATGGCCAAAATTTTAGCAGGGCGAAG GAGATATTTTGGACACAAACCAACAATTCGTCCAAATGCTAAGAAGCTGTACAGACTGTTCTTGAACCGAAATAACATGACCTGGGACGAATTTGCCTCAAAAGTTAGTGTGTTTCAGAGAGGTTTCATGGGAGAGCCAAAGGTGAGGCCTGGGAGGGGTGTTTTTCATGAAAACCCATCTTCCTGCATTTGTGAAGATTCTGAAGCCAAGAAGATCATGGATCCGATCCCCAAGCATAAGAAAGACACAGATATAGCAGTTGAAGATCAAAACCCTAACGATGAACCAGAATGGTCTGACCCTGAGGATGAAGATGATCAAATGAGTCTGCTGGACAAGTTCTCGCGCAATGGAACTTCCTCAGACTATGGCGCGGCACCCGAAGAGCCTGAGTTGGAGGAGCTCCTTTCTGATTGA
- the LOC140874711 gene encoding WD repeat-containing protein DWA2-like, which produces MQGGSTGVGYGLKYQARCISDVKADIDHTSFLTGTLSLKEENEVHLIRLSSGGTELICEGLFSHPNEIWDLASSPFDQRIFSTVFSSGETYEAVVWQIPELYGQLSSPQLERIASLDSHACKIRSVLWWPTGRHDKLVSIDEENLFLWSLDTSKKTAQVQSKESVGMLHYLSGGAWDPHDFNSVSLTSESSVQLWDLRTMKKTDSIEHSHVRNVEYNMKKRYMLVTAEDESGIHIWDLRKLKFPVSELPGHSHWTWTVKCNPEYQGLILSAGTDSAVNLWFASPPSSDELISDSLVRPAKRSTDPLLNSFSDYEDSVYGLAWSSREPWIFASVSYDGRVVVESIKPHLPKL; this is translated from the exons ATGCAAGGAGGATCCACCGGCGTTGGATATGGACTGAAATATCAG GCGAGGTGCATTTCCGATGTGAAAGCAGATATAGATCACACCAGTTTCTTAACAGGAACTCTTAGCCTTAAAGAAGAGAACGAA GTACATTTGATAAGGCTTTCTTCTGGCGGCACAGAATTGATCTGCGAGGGTTTGTTCTCGCATCCGAATGAAATATGGGATCTCGCATCCTCTCCTTTCGATCAACGCATATTTTCGACTGTTTTCTCTTCTG ggGAAACATATGAGGCTGTGGTCTGGCAAATCCCCGAGTTATATGGCCAGCTGAGTTCCCCTCAATTGGAACGCATAGCTTCTCTGGATTCGCATGCTTGCAAGATTAGAAG TGTACTTTGGTGGCCCACTGGAAGGCATGACAAGTTGGTTAGCATTGATGAGGAGAATCTCTTCTTGTGGAGCTTAGATACTTCGAAGAAGACTGCTCAG GTACAATCAAAAGAATCTGTGGGCATGCTTCATTATCTATCTGGTGGTGCCTGGGATCCCCATGACTTTAATTCTGTTTCATTGACAAGCGAATCATCAGTACAACTGTGGGATTTGAGGACGATGAA GAAGACTGATTCTATTGAGCATTCTCATGTCCGCAATGTAGAGTACAATATGAAAAAGAGGTACATGCTT GTAACTGCAGAAGATGAGTCTGGCATACATATTTGGGACCTCAGGAAGCTGAAATTCCCAGTTTCAGAGCTCCCTGGACATTCGCACTG GACCTGGACAGTAAAATGTAATCCCGAGTATCAAGGCCTAATTCTG AGTGCTGGAACTGACTCAGCTGTCAATCTGTGGTTTGCCTCTCCTCCAAGCAGTGATGAGTTGATATCAGATAG CTTGGTGCGGCCGGCAAAGCGGAGTACAGATCCGTTGCTCAATTCATTCAGCGATTATGAAGACAGTGTCTATG GTCTTGCTTGGAGTTCTCGAGAGCCTTGGATATTTGCGTCTGTGTCTTATGATGGGAGG GTTGTCGTGGAATCCATTAAACCCCATCTTCCTAAATTATGA
- the LOC140878523 gene encoding pentatricopeptide repeat-containing protein At1g76280 isoform X3: MQRFPLRVPWKSIANYGLRVPEIGRKNGVGFMETSRFYGTAEGYRSAESVPRPVQGEIVNALYSGDRNRASYLLSELGGGSRALQAEDFILILQYCAKTPDPLFVMETWKLMKEKDVEFSGRCYFLTIRALCKGGYLEEALNVVSFLEENSDENATLPMYNNLLNACVQTHSLKYANECLHLMERQGLGKNEITYALLLKLAVLQEDFSTVKKILKECVNFYSLSILTLRRFIWTFTRLRDLESACAALQQMVAIAFQDYPSVTKTAEGKLYNSRLDIPMPCCDKLILSRHSHSNNIVSPSDAEYCKEEEDSGKTERWAKTGVDAEEVRDGGPSVLQKPISRQLMKLLRWSFNDIIATCASMQNLVLAEKLMSQMQSLGLELSCNTYDGFIRALVSVKGFRDGMEVLKVMQLKNMKPYDSTLAAMSTSCSRGLELDLAEMFLDQTLQCPTYPYNAFLEACDTLDQPERALQVVAKMKRLNILPDIRTYELLFSLFGNVNAPYEDGNMWSQVDAAKRIYAIEMDMIRHGIPHNHLSMQNLLKALGTEGMTKELIQHLRVAENQFSHESTYIGIPIYNTVLHGLVEAKESGVAIEIFRNMISCGYSVDAATYEIMIDCCSILRCYKSACALVSMMIRDGFCPNAVTYTALMKLYSIIQHLASFYLTFLLFPHYMFLSCNRIM, from the exons ATGCAGAGATTTCC GTTGAGGGTCCCTTGGAAGTCAATAGCAAATTACGGATTGAGAGTACCAGAAATT GGTCGTAAAAATGGTGTTGGCTTTATGGAGACATCGAGATTTTATGGAACTGCTGAAG GATATCGGAGTGCCGAATCAGTTCCGCGACCAGTACAGGGGGAAATTGTTAATGCGCTATACTCGGGAGATAGAAATAGGGCTTCCTATCTCTTGTCAGAGCTTGGGGGTGGAAGCCGTGCATTGCAAGCAGAGGATTTTATTCTGATACTTCAGTACTGTGCAAAAACTCCTGACCCATTG TTTGTGATGGAAACTTGGAAACTTATGAAGGAAAAGGATGTTGAATTTAGTGGTAGATGTTATTTTCTCACCATTCGAGCTCTCTGTAAAGGTGGTTATTTAGAAGAG GCATTAAACGTTGTAAGCTTTCTAGAAGAGAATTCAGACGAAAATGCAACATTACCCATGTACAACAATTTGCTGAATGCCTGTGTTCAAACACACAGCTTAAAATATGCTAATGAATGCTTGCATTTGATGGAGCGCCAAGGGTTGGGTAAAAATGAGATAACTTATGCTCTTCTTCTCAAG CTTGCAGTCTTGCAGGAGGACTTCTCCACAGTTAAGAAAATTTTGAAGGAATGTGTCAACTTCTATTCTCTGAGCATTTTAACTCTTcgaaggtttatatggaccttCACGAGGTTGAGAGATTTGGAATCTGCTTGTGCAGCCTTGCAGCAAATGGTTGCCATTGCTTTTCAGGATTATCCCAGCGTCACTAAAACTGCTGAAGGAAAGTTGTATAATTCAAGATTGGATATTCCTATGCCTTGCTGTGACAAGCTGATTTTGAGTAGACATAGCCATAGTAATAATATTGTTTCACCTTCTGATGCTGAATATTGCAAGGAAGAGGAGGACTCAGGCAAGACTGAACGGTGGGCTAAAACTGGCGTGGATGCTGAAGAAGTCAGAGATGGTGGACCAAGTGTCTTGCAGAAGCCTATTTCTAGACAACTTATGAAGTTGTTGAGGTGGTCCTTCAATGACATTATTGCAACTTGTGCTAGCATGCAAAATCTCGTGTTGGCTGAGAAATTAATGTCACAG ATGCAAAGTCTTGGCTTGGAACTGTCATGCAATACCTATGATGGCTTCATAAGAGCTCTAGTTTCTGTGAAAGGCTTTCGTGATGGCATGGAAGTG CTAAAAGTCATGCAACTGAAAAATATGAAGCCTTATGATTCAACTCTTGCAGCCATGTCAACGAGCTGTAGTAGGGGTTTAGAACTGGATTTAGCTGAGATGTTTTTGGATCAAACGTTACAATGTCCTACTTATCCTTATAATGCTTTCCTTGAAGCATGTGATACTCTA GACCAACCGGAACGTGCTCTTCAAGTAGTTGCTAAAATGAAAAGGTTGAATATTCTGCCTGATATCAGGACATATGAATTGCTGTTTTCATTATTTGGCAACGTCAATGCACCTTACGAAGACGGAAATATGTGGTCACAAGTTGATGCTGCTAAAAGGATATATGCCATTGAAATGGATATGATAAGGCATGGTATCCCGCACAATCATCTATCAATGCAAAACCTT CTGAAAGCACTTGGAACCGAGGGAATGACGAAGGAGCTGATTCAGCACTTACGTGTTGCTGAAAACCAATTTTCTCATGAAAGCACTTACATAGGGATACCCATTTATAACACCGTTTTGCATGGACTTGTTGAGGCTAAAGAA AGTGGTGTTGCAATTGAGATATTCAGGAATATGATTTCATGTGGATACTCAGTGGATGCAGCCACTTACGAAATCATGATTGACTGCTGTAGTATTTTAAGATGTTACAAATCGGCTTGTGCCCTGGTTTCTATGATGATCCGTGATGGGTTCTGTCCAAATGCAGTTACTTATACTGCTCTCATGAAG TTGTATTCAATAATCCAACATCTGGCGTCCTTCTACTTGACTTTCCTATTGTTCCCCCATTACATGTTTCTGAGTTGCAACAGAATTATGTAA
- the LOC140888200 gene encoding protein EARLY STARVATION 1, chloroplastic translates to MAVARGFETPLNVRLLRRADVAFVNGKNGVVLEVRGKKRRPLAERIVKCCCSEIRRVGGSAKSVEKFDDRRFDPNKTSNYRGRAPAMPFASSQSRFVSKQEKFFSRCTPRNSGPQSRDSPPKRDTGIANEKDWGISLLNENVNESGTNEDGSTWFRESGEDLGDNGYRCRWTRMGGQSHDGTSEWKETWWEKSDWTGYKELGVEKSGRNGEGDSWWETWREVLHQDEWSNLARIERSAQKQAKSGTENAGWYENWWEKYDAKGWTEKGAQKYGRLNEQSWWEKWGEHYDGRGSVLKWTDKWAETELGTKWGDKWEEKFFTGIGSRQGETWHVSPSAERWSRTWGEEHFGNGKVHKYGKSTTGESWDIVVDEETYYEAEPHYGWADVVGDSTQLLSIQPRERPPGVFPNIDFGMAPPPAEEPPESSFSQ, encoded by the exons ATGGCTGTTGCAAGGGGGTTTGAGACGCCGTTAAACGTGAGGTTGTTGAGGAGAGCTGACGTGGCATTCGTCAATGGTAAGAATggagtggttctggaggtgcgCGGGAAGAAGAGGAGGCCTCTGGCGGAGAGAATTGTCAAGTGCTGCTGTTCGGAGATTCGGAGGGTTGGTGGGTCGGCTAAGAGTGTGGAGAAGTTCGACGACCGCCGGTTTGACCCGAATAAGACCTCAAATTATCGGGGTCGGGCCCCAGCCATGCCCTTTGCTTCTTCTCA ATCTCGGTTTGTTTCAAAACAAGAAAAGTTCTTCTCCAGATGCACACCAAGAAATTCAGGCCCTCAGTCCCGAGATTCTCCTCCAAAACGAG ACACTGGAATAGCAAATGAGAAAGACTGGGGTATCAGTTTATTAAATGAAAATGTCAATGAATCTGGAACCAATGAAGATGGTAGTACTTGGTTTCGTGAAAGTGGAGAAGATCTTGGAGACAATGGTTACAGATGTAGATGGACGCGGATGGGAGGTCAAAGTCATGATGGCACTTCAGAATGGAAAGAAACG TGGTGGGAGAAAAGTGATTGGACCGGATACAAAGAGCTAG GTGTTGAGAAATCAGGAAGAAATGGAGAAGGAGACTCTTGGTGGGAAACATGGCGAGAAGTTCTTCACCAAGATGAATGGAG TAATCTAGCTAGGATAGAACGGAGTGCACAGAAACAAGCGAAATCAGGGACTGAAAATGCTGGATGGTATGAAAATTG GTGGGAAAAATATGATGCCAAGGGCTGGACTGAGAAAGGAGCCCAAAAATATGGTAGATTAAATGAACAATCATGGTGGGAGAAGTGGGGAGAGCATTATGATGGAAGGGGATCAGTCCTGAAATG GACTGACAAGTGGGCAGAGACTGAACTCGGAACCAAATGGGGAGACAAGTGGGAAGAAAAGTTTTTTACTGGCATAGGTTCACGTCAAGGGGAGACATGGCATGTATCACCTAGTGCTGAAA GGTGGTCAAGGACATGGGGAGAAGAGCACTTTGGGAACGG TAAAGTGCACAAGTATGGCAAAAGTACAACCGGAGAAAGCTGGGATATAGTTGTAGACGAAGAAACATACTACGA GGCCGAACCGCATTATGGATGGGCTGATGTTGTGGGTGATTCAACACAGTTACTGTCCATCCAACCACGAGAAAGACCTCCGGGGGTTTTTCCAAATATCGACTTTGGTATGGCTCCCCCGCCAGCAGAAGAGCCACCTGAGTCATCTTTTTCTCAGTGA
- the LOC140878523 gene encoding pentatricopeptide repeat-containing protein At1g76280 isoform X2, whose translation METWKLMKEKDVEFSGRCYFLTIRALCKGGYLEEALNVVSFLEENSDENATLPMYNNLLNACVQTHSLKYANECLHLMERQGLGKNEITYALLLKLAVLQEDFSTVKKILKECVNFYSLSILTLRRFIWTFTRLRDLESACAALQQMVAIAFQDYPSVTKTAEGKLYNSRLDIPMPCCDKLILSRHSHSNNIVSPSDAEYCKEEEDSGKTERWAKTGVDAEEVRDGGPSVLQKPISRQLMKLLRWSFNDIIATCASMQNLVLAEKLMSQMQSLGLELSCNTYDGFIRALVSVKGFRDGMEVLKVMQLKNMKPYDSTLAAMSTSCSRGLELDLAEMFLDQTLQCPTYPYNAFLEACDTLDQPERALQVVAKMKRLNILPDIRTYELLFSLFGNVNAPYEDGNMWSQVDAAKRIYAIEMDMIRHGIPHNHLSMQNLLKALGTEGMTKELIQHLRVAENQFSHESTYIGIPIYNTVLHGLVEAKESGVAIEIFRNMISCGYSVDAATYEIMIDCCSILRCYKSACALVSMMIRDGFCPNAVTYTALMKNLLIFDRFDEVIKLLEKCSSDGIPADIVLYNTILNGASDKGRLDIIEFIIERMHREKIQPDPATCSHVFSAYVDKGFCITAMEALQVLSLRMISLEDDILEESRLEYENLIFSEDLEAESHIIEIFKDSTNLAVALLYLRWCAISSFPISWLPSQSPWAIRLSTDYAFGLSG comes from the exons ATGGAAACTTGGAAACTTATGAAGGAAAAGGATGTTGAATTTAGTGGTAGATGTTATTTTCTCACCATTCGAGCTCTCTGTAAAGGTGGTTATTTAGAAGAG GCATTAAACGTTGTAAGCTTTCTAGAAGAGAATTCAGACGAAAATGCAACATTACCCATGTACAACAATTTGCTGAATGCCTGTGTTCAAACACACAGCTTAAAATATGCTAATGAATGCTTGCATTTGATGGAGCGCCAAGGGTTGGGTAAAAATGAGATAACTTATGCTCTTCTTCTCAAG CTTGCAGTCTTGCAGGAGGACTTCTCCACAGTTAAGAAAATTTTGAAGGAATGTGTCAACTTCTATTCTCTGAGCATTTTAACTCTTcgaaggtttatatggaccttCACGAGGTTGAGAGATTTGGAATCTGCTTGTGCAGCCTTGCAGCAAATGGTTGCCATTGCTTTTCAGGATTATCCCAGCGTCACTAAAACTGCTGAAGGAAAGTTGTATAATTCAAGATTGGATATTCCTATGCCTTGCTGTGACAAGCTGATTTTGAGTAGACATAGCCATAGTAATAATATTGTTTCACCTTCTGATGCTGAATATTGCAAGGAAGAGGAGGACTCAGGCAAGACTGAACGGTGGGCTAAAACTGGCGTGGATGCTGAAGAAGTCAGAGATGGTGGACCAAGTGTCTTGCAGAAGCCTATTTCTAGACAACTTATGAAGTTGTTGAGGTGGTCCTTCAATGACATTATTGCAACTTGTGCTAGCATGCAAAATCTCGTGTTGGCTGAGAAATTAATGTCACAG ATGCAAAGTCTTGGCTTGGAACTGTCATGCAATACCTATGATGGCTTCATAAGAGCTCTAGTTTCTGTGAAAGGCTTTCGTGATGGCATGGAAGTG CTAAAAGTCATGCAACTGAAAAATATGAAGCCTTATGATTCAACTCTTGCAGCCATGTCAACGAGCTGTAGTAGGGGTTTAGAACTGGATTTAGCTGAGATGTTTTTGGATCAAACGTTACAATGTCCTACTTATCCTTATAATGCTTTCCTTGAAGCATGTGATACTCTA GACCAACCGGAACGTGCTCTTCAAGTAGTTGCTAAAATGAAAAGGTTGAATATTCTGCCTGATATCAGGACATATGAATTGCTGTTTTCATTATTTGGCAACGTCAATGCACCTTACGAAGACGGAAATATGTGGTCACAAGTTGATGCTGCTAAAAGGATATATGCCATTGAAATGGATATGATAAGGCATGGTATCCCGCACAATCATCTATCAATGCAAAACCTT CTGAAAGCACTTGGAACCGAGGGAATGACGAAGGAGCTGATTCAGCACTTACGTGTTGCTGAAAACCAATTTTCTCATGAAAGCACTTACATAGGGATACCCATTTATAACACCGTTTTGCATGGACTTGTTGAGGCTAAAGAA AGTGGTGTTGCAATTGAGATATTCAGGAATATGATTTCATGTGGATACTCAGTGGATGCAGCCACTTACGAAATCATGATTGACTGCTGTAGTATTTTAAGATGTTACAAATCGGCTTGTGCCCTGGTTTCTATGATGATCCGTGATGGGTTCTGTCCAAATGCAGTTACTTATACTGCTCTCATGAAG aacTTGTTGATATTTGATCGCTTCGATGAGGTAATTAAATTACTAGAAAAGTGCAGCTCAGACGGGATTCCAGCtgatatagtgttgtataacaCCATTCTTAATGGAGCAAGTGATAAG GGACGACTTGATATCATTGAGTTCATCATCGAGAGAATGCATCGAGAGAAGATCCAACCCGATCCAGCGACCTGTAGTCATGTTTTCTCTGCATATGTAGACAAAGGCTTCTGTATCACTGCCATGGAAGCATTACAAGTTTTAAGTTTGAGAATGATATCTTTAGAGGATGATATTCTTGAAGAGAGCAGGTTAGAGTATGAGAATCTAATTTTTAGTGAGGATTTGGAGGCCGAGTCACATATTATCGAGATTTTCAAAGATTCTACAAATCTTGCTGTTGCCTTACTGTACTTGAGATGGTGTGCCATTTCTTCATTTCCAATATCTTGGCTACCGAGTCAAAGTCCCTGGGCAATTAGGCTTTCGACTGATTATGCTTTTGGATTGAGTGGCTAA